A single Prochlorococcus marinus XMU1410 DNA region contains:
- a CDS encoding pyridoxine 5'-phosphate synthase: protein MATLGVNIDHIANVRQARKTVEPDPVQFAFLAELGGADSITVHLREDRRHIQDRDVFLLKETIKTKLNLEMAATEEMIEIAKKILPNYVTLVPEKREEVTTEGGLDLKSNVQYLKKAVGNLKDSNIEVSAFIDPLGEQINYSKEIGFDFIELHTGKYAELSGSEQYKELQRIIESTHLANDLGLVVNAGHGLNYNNVKKIASINNMNELNIGHSIVARALAIGLEKSVREMKSLITSN, encoded by the coding sequence ATGGCTACTTTAGGAGTAAACATTGATCATATTGCAAATGTAAGGCAAGCAAGAAAAACTGTCGAGCCTGACCCTGTGCAATTTGCTTTTTTAGCTGAATTAGGAGGGGCAGATTCCATAACAGTGCATCTAAGAGAAGATAGAAGACACATACAAGATAGGGATGTATTCCTTTTGAAAGAGACTATAAAAACAAAACTCAATTTAGAAATGGCTGCTACAGAAGAAATGATAGAAATTGCCAAAAAAATTCTTCCAAATTATGTAACGCTTGTACCTGAGAAAAGAGAGGAAGTTACTACTGAGGGCGGTTTGGATTTAAAAAGTAATGTGCAATACCTTAAGAAGGCTGTTGGGAATTTAAAGGATTCAAATATAGAAGTAAGTGCATTTATTGATCCTCTTGGCGAACAGATAAATTATTCCAAAGAAATAGGCTTTGATTTTATAGAATTACATACTGGAAAATATGCTGAATTATCGGGATCTGAACAATATAAAGAGCTTCAAAGAATTATAGAGTCTACACATTTAGCAAATGACCTTGGATTAGTTGTTAATGCAGGTCATGGCCTGAACTACAATAATGTTAAAAAAATTGCATCAATTAACAATATGAACGAGTTGAACATAGGTCATAGTATTGTTGCAAGGGCTTTAGCGATAGGATTAGAAAAGTCTGTACGTGAAATGAAGTCCCTTATCACATCAAATTAA
- a CDS encoding lysophospholipid acyltransferase family protein, protein MFVTQDVVLRFFFRKKKILKNSFSIPINSSIILAPTHRSRWDGLILTMAMGRRVTKKDCRFMVTKSEMRGIQGWFLKRLGCFSINQLSPSLSALRYAIDLIEKGEQLVVFPEGKINRYGKKLVLKEGLFRLARLATKKTISITIIPIGIAYSKIPPNFRGEFCLSFGKPIPINDYSNFNIKDFNKFLNEKMTQEEEKALKNVGR, encoded by the coding sequence ATGTTCGTTACTCAGGACGTTGTTTTGAGATTCTTTTTTAGAAAAAAGAAAATATTAAAAAATAGTTTTTCGATTCCCATAAATTCCTCTATCATTTTGGCTCCAACCCACAGATCAAGATGGGACGGCTTAATACTCACAATGGCAATGGGTAGAAGGGTAACCAAAAAGGATTGTAGATTTATGGTTACTAAATCCGAAATGAGAGGTATTCAAGGTTGGTTTTTAAAAAGACTTGGATGTTTTTCAATAAATCAATTATCGCCATCTCTATCAGCTTTAAGATATGCGATTGATCTTATAGAAAAAGGAGAACAACTAGTTGTTTTCCCCGAAGGAAAGATTAATAGATATGGAAAAAAATTAGTTCTCAAAGAAGGACTATTTAGATTAGCTAGATTAGCTACCAAAAAAACAATCTCTATTACTATTATTCCAATTGGAATTGCCTACAGCAAAATACCTCCGAACTTTAGGGGAGAATTTTGTTTATCCTTTGGAAAACCAATACCAATTAATGATTACTCAAACTTTAATATCAAGGACTTTAATAAATTTCTGAATGAAAAAATGACTCAAGAGGAAGAAAAAGCATTAAAAAATGTAGGTAGATGA
- a CDS encoding MgPME-cyclase complex family protein, whose protein sequence is MTTFFFVAASEKFLTVEEPLDEILKERMRNYKENNKEIDFWLLKNPSFLQTTQFADLKVKIPSPPAVVLSTDKKFITFLKLRLEFVVVGEFECPNAEIIDPFKVE, encoded by the coding sequence ATGACAACATTTTTTTTCGTTGCGGCAAGTGAAAAGTTTTTAACTGTTGAAGAACCACTTGATGAAATTTTGAAAGAGAGGATGAGGAACTATAAAGAAAATAATAAAGAAATAGATTTTTGGCTCTTAAAAAATCCATCATTTTTACAAACCACCCAATTTGCTGATCTAAAAGTAAAAATTCCATCTCCCCCAGCAGTTGTTTTATCGACTGATAAAAAATTTATAACTTTCTTAAAGCTTCGTTTAGAGTTTGTCGTTGTGGGGGAATTCGAATGTCCTAATGCAGAAATAATTGATCCATTTAAAGTTGAGTAA